From a single Stomoxys calcitrans chromosome 4, idStoCalc2.1, whole genome shotgun sequence genomic region:
- the LOC106094055 gene encoding uncharacterized protein LOC106094055 produces MRVYVYNLMLMSISVKYFYKMVNERSGTIEQLRQWNSFNPCGLQVLFSGRIVAADIGLDRCQYYHLEFLQERECARKVYPRLTVKKLDENLLQFRCLVSS; encoded by the exons ATGcgtgtatatgtatataatttAATGCTTATGTCTATAtcagttaaatatttttataaaatggtAAACGAACGTTCAGGTACAATAGAACAATTGCGACAATGGAATT CATTTAACCCCTGTGGGCTCCAGGTACTGTTTTCTGGAAGAATAGTGGCAGCAGACATTGGGCTGGATCGTTGTCAATATTATCATTTAGAATTCCTACAGGAGAGAG AATGCGCTCGAAAAGTTTACCCACGTTTGACAGTAAAgaaattggacgaaaatctGCTGCAGTTTCGCTGTTTGGTTTCTTCTTGA